The following are from one region of the Nocardioides marmotae genome:
- a CDS encoding alpha/beta fold hydrolase, with the protein MALPSPRSALRRVYLPWARIPEGRLVELPGRGTTYVTDTPGPSARATPLVLLHALGCTGLLTWYPAIEALARRFRVITLDQRWHGQGIRSEDFSLRDCADDVAALCDVLGLDRVLVGGYSMGGVVAQRVWRQHPDRVAGLVLASTSDRFRNNPVEQGFFAGMGATMLAARGISRSRTAVRAARTATGLRPSDMHDWALRELRSTSPWAVGQALSALGAHHSQPWLGRIDVPTAVVVTLGDRVIPAGRQLALARRIPGATVHDVPTGHAGCVLQAEVFVPRFLEAAATVDARRRDFSR; encoded by the coding sequence GTGGCCCTGCCCTCGCCGCGCAGTGCGCTCCGCCGCGTGTACCTGCCGTGGGCCCGGATCCCCGAGGGACGGCTCGTCGAGCTGCCCGGGCGTGGGACGACGTACGTCACCGACACGCCCGGCCCGTCGGCGCGGGCGACGCCGCTGGTGCTGCTGCACGCCCTGGGCTGCACCGGCCTGCTCACGTGGTACCCCGCGATCGAGGCGCTCGCCCGCCGGTTCCGGGTCATCACGCTGGACCAGCGCTGGCACGGCCAGGGCATCCGCAGCGAGGACTTCTCCCTGCGCGACTGCGCCGACGACGTGGCCGCGCTCTGCGACGTGCTGGGTCTGGACAGGGTGCTGGTCGGCGGCTACTCGATGGGCGGCGTGGTCGCCCAGCGGGTCTGGCGCCAGCACCCCGATCGCGTGGCGGGGCTGGTGCTGGCCTCGACGAGCGACCGGTTCCGCAACAACCCCGTCGAGCAGGGGTTCTTCGCCGGGATGGGCGCCACGATGCTCGCCGCCCGTGGGATCTCGCGCTCGCGCACGGCCGTCCGCGCCGCCCGCACCGCGACCGGGCTGCGACCGAGCGACATGCACGACTGGGCGCTGCGCGAGCTGCGCAGCACCAGCCCCTGGGCGGTCGGCCAGGCGCTCAGCGCGCTCGGCGCCCACCACTCTCAGCCCTGGCTGGGCCGCATCGACGTCCCCACCGCGGTCGTGGTCACGCTCGGCGACCGGGTCATTCCCGCCGGGCGCCAGCTCGCGCTCGCCCGGCGGATCCCCGGCGCCACCGTCCACGACGTCCCGACCGGCCACGCCGGCTGCGTGCTCCAGGCCGAGGTGTTCGTGCCGCGGTTCCTCGAGGCGGCCGCCACCGTCGACGCCCGTCGGCGGGACTTCTCCCGGTGA
- a CDS encoding acyl-CoA dehydrogenase, which produces MDTDGYTEADAERAESLDAVRSVITEALERGGGDWRTDWAALAADGLTALPVPAEHGGEGLGLAEVAVLLRETGARARHLPVWETLCCGALVLAAHGTEEQRQALLPGVAAGDLLLTPAIREVGAGLTSGLTSAPPATRYDGGTVSGRKVGVTYADAAARLLVTATGSDGEPVLVLVDPQGPGVELHESPSSARITEHTVVLDGAPAEPVGGPGGGADAARSLREHAVAGLALTAAGLVAGARDLTAAYVKSRTQFGRSLAQFQAVAMQVADVYITSRLADLAAANAAWRVEQRLDVTDDLAVAAYWTCAEAPRAMRTCHHLHGGMGVDETYPMHHYFSWVTDIVRLLDARPEDVHVEDPTTKNLELSADQRALKAELRTYFTGLADQDAHVDMGRDRHGPTYQRVVRQMGTDGWMGVGWPQEYGGHGLGEIEQTIFANEAQRADVHLPAVTLQTVGPTLIRYGTEKQKDLFLKRILAGDVHFAIGYSEPDAGTDLASLRTTARRDGDHYVVNGQKLWTTGGHQADYVWLAVRTDPDAPKHKGISILIVDTTDPGYSFTPIITADGSHHVNATYYNDVRVPVDMLVGEENQGWKLITTQLNHERVMLGPAGRIEGLRDRVLDWATKAGVADHPDVVEVMGRVTAVLRVNELLNWEVARAAATGEISVGDASSSKVFAADQVQHLADDLTRIVHRYGDPAEAETRHLVEYLDAQAKRNLVLTFGGGVQEVQRELIAMFGLGLPRVPR; this is translated from the coding sequence GTGGACACGGACGGCTACACCGAGGCGGACGCGGAGCGGGCGGAGTCGCTCGACGCGGTCCGCTCGGTCATCACCGAGGCGCTCGAGCGCGGCGGCGGCGACTGGCGGACTGACTGGGCGGCGCTTGCGGCCGACGGCCTGACCGCGCTGCCGGTGCCGGCCGAGCACGGGGGAGAGGGGCTCGGCCTGGCCGAGGTCGCGGTCCTGCTCCGCGAGACCGGCGCCCGCGCACGCCACCTGCCGGTGTGGGAGACGCTGTGCTGCGGCGCGCTCGTCCTGGCCGCGCACGGCACCGAGGAGCAACGGCAGGCGCTCCTGCCCGGCGTCGCCGCCGGCGACCTGCTGCTCACCCCCGCGATCCGCGAGGTCGGGGCGGGGCTCACCTCCGGGCTCACCTCCGCTCCGCCCGCCACGCGGTACGACGGCGGCACGGTGTCCGGCCGCAAGGTCGGCGTGACGTACGCCGACGCGGCCGCCCGCCTGCTCGTCACCGCGACCGGGTCCGACGGCGAGCCGGTGCTCGTGCTCGTCGACCCCCAGGGCCCGGGCGTCGAGCTGCACGAGTCGCCCTCCTCGGCCCGGATCACCGAGCACACCGTCGTGCTCGACGGCGCGCCAGCAGAGCCGGTCGGTGGGCCGGGTGGCGGCGCGGACGCTGCGCGGTCGCTGCGCGAGCACGCCGTGGCCGGCCTGGCGCTCACCGCCGCGGGCCTCGTGGCCGGCGCGCGCGACCTGACCGCGGCGTACGTCAAGAGCCGCACGCAGTTCGGCCGCTCGCTCGCTCAGTTCCAGGCGGTCGCGATGCAGGTCGCCGACGTCTACATCACCTCGCGGCTGGCCGACCTCGCCGCGGCCAACGCCGCCTGGCGCGTCGAGCAGCGCCTGGACGTGACCGACGACCTCGCCGTCGCGGCGTACTGGACCTGCGCGGAGGCGCCGCGCGCGATGCGCACCTGCCACCACCTGCACGGCGGGATGGGCGTCGACGAGACCTACCCGATGCACCACTACTTCTCGTGGGTCACCGACATCGTCCGCCTCCTCGACGCCCGCCCTGAGGACGTCCACGTCGAGGACCCCACGACCAAGAACCTCGAGCTCAGCGCCGACCAGCGCGCGCTCAAGGCCGAGCTGCGGACCTACTTCACCGGCCTCGCCGACCAGGACGCGCACGTCGACATGGGCCGCGACCGGCACGGCCCGACCTACCAGCGGGTGGTGCGGCAGATGGGCACCGACGGCTGGATGGGCGTCGGCTGGCCGCAGGAGTACGGCGGCCACGGGCTCGGCGAGATCGAGCAGACGATCTTCGCCAACGAGGCCCAGCGCGCCGACGTGCACCTGCCGGCCGTGACGCTGCAGACCGTCGGGCCGACCCTGATCCGCTACGGCACCGAGAAGCAGAAGGACCTGTTCCTCAAGCGGATCCTCGCCGGCGACGTGCACTTCGCGATCGGCTACTCCGAGCCCGACGCCGGCACCGACCTCGCCTCGCTGCGCACCACCGCCCGCCGCGACGGCGACCACTACGTCGTCAACGGGCAGAAGCTGTGGACCACCGGCGGCCACCAGGCCGACTACGTGTGGCTCGCGGTGCGCACCGACCCCGACGCGCCCAAGCACAAGGGGATCTCGATCCTCATCGTCGACACCACCGACCCGGGCTACTCCTTCACCCCGATCATCACCGCCGACGGCAGCCACCACGTCAACGCGACGTACTACAACGACGTGCGGGTGCCGGTCGACATGCTGGTCGGCGAGGAGAACCAGGGCTGGAAGCTGATCACCACCCAGCTCAACCACGAGCGGGTCATGCTCGGCCCGGCCGGCCGGATCGAGGGGCTGCGCGACCGGGTCCTGGACTGGGCGACCAAGGCCGGCGTCGCCGACCACCCCGACGTCGTGGAGGTGATGGGGCGCGTGACCGCGGTCCTCCGGGTCAACGAGCTGCTCAACTGGGAGGTCGCGCGCGCCGCGGCCACCGGCGAGATCTCCGTCGGCGACGCCTCCTCCTCGAAGGTCTTCGCCGCCGACCAGGTCCAGCACCTCGCCGACGACCTGACCCGCATCGTGCACCGCTACGGCGACCCGGCGGAGGCCGAGACCCGGCACCTGGTGGAGTACCTCGACGCCCAGGCCAAGCGGAACCTCGTCCTCACCTTCGGTGGTGGGGTCCAGGAGGTGCAGCGCGAGCTGATCGCGATGTTCGGCCTCGGGCTGCCGAGGGTGCCGCGATGA
- a CDS encoding FAS1-like dehydratase domain-containing protein, with protein MNHPTSVIDPAAHERIMAEAERIKALGEAAEREARDPVNQPTINNWLEAMGNDNPRWRAGEAPPSMAQVWTMYGLGGRPPADDPLHGMMKVLTDEGCTAVLGTNCEQEYRRTLRVGEQVRVTTALDSVVGPKRTGMGEGYFVTSRNTWYVAHPDGQSEVVATMLFRVLKFVPKGAAS; from the coding sequence ATGAATCACCCCACGAGCGTGATCGACCCCGCCGCGCACGAGCGGATCATGGCCGAGGCCGAGCGGATCAAGGCGCTCGGCGAGGCCGCCGAGCGCGAGGCCCGCGACCCGGTCAACCAGCCCACGATCAACAACTGGCTCGAGGCGATGGGCAACGACAACCCGCGGTGGCGGGCCGGCGAGGCGCCGCCGTCGATGGCGCAGGTGTGGACGATGTACGGCCTCGGCGGCCGCCCGCCGGCCGACGACCCGCTGCACGGGATGATGAAGGTGCTCACCGACGAGGGCTGCACCGCGGTGCTGGGGACCAACTGTGAGCAGGAGTACCGCCGTACCCTCCGGGTCGGCGAGCAGGTCCGCGTCACCACCGCCCTGGACTCCGTCGTCGGCCCGAAGCGCACCGGCATGGGGGAGGGCTACTTCGTCACCTCCCGCAACACCTGGTACGTCGCCCACCCCGACGGGCAGAGCGAGGTCGTGGCCACGATGCTCTTCCGCGTCCTGAAGTTCGTCCCGAAGGGGGCGGCCTCGTGA
- a CDS encoding Zn-ribbon domain-containing OB-fold protein, with protein MSAATPGIIRPMVGRDSAFFWEGTAAGELRIQCCPACGALRFPPGPSCPRCHAFDQSHVVAAGTGTVFSYVVHRHPPVPGKELPIVLALIDLDEGVRMVGEVVDAVPDGGGPEDIEIGMRLRVDFRRVDDELTLPIWRKA; from the coding sequence GTGAGCGCGGCGACCCCCGGGATCATCCGGCCGATGGTCGGCCGCGACAGCGCGTTCTTCTGGGAGGGCACGGCCGCGGGGGAGCTGCGGATCCAGTGCTGCCCCGCCTGCGGGGCGCTGCGCTTCCCGCCGGGCCCGTCCTGCCCGCGCTGCCACGCCTTCGACCAGTCCCACGTCGTCGCGGCCGGCACCGGCACCGTCTTCTCCTACGTCGTGCACCGGCATCCGCCCGTGCCCGGCAAGGAGCTGCCGATCGTCCTCGCGCTCATCGACCTCGACGAGGGCGTCCGCATGGTCGGCGAGGTCGTCGACGCGGTGCCCGACGGTGGCGGCCCCGAGGACATCGAGATCGGCATGCGGCTGCGTGTCGACTTCCGCCGCGTCGACGACGAGCTGACCCTCCCGATCTGGCGGAAGGCCTGA
- a CDS encoding MaoC family dehydratase, whose translation MTTTTTTLTAGDTLPAWELPITPTLVVSTAISTRDFQDVHHDRDIAQAAGSKDIFVNILTSTALVERYVTDWAHALTGGWDAEVRGIAIRLGAPAYPYDTLTFSGTVESVEDGVATLRVTGSVPLGDHVTGTVKVAL comes from the coding sequence ATGACAACGACGACCACGACCCTGACCGCGGGGGACACCCTCCCGGCCTGGGAGCTGCCGATCACGCCCACCCTCGTGGTGAGCACGGCGATCTCGACCCGCGACTTCCAGGACGTCCACCACGACCGCGACATCGCCCAGGCGGCCGGGTCCAAGGACATCTTCGTCAACATCCTGACCTCCACCGCGCTGGTGGAGCGCTACGTCACCGACTGGGCCCACGCGCTCACCGGCGGCTGGGACGCCGAGGTGCGCGGCATCGCCATCCGGCTCGGCGCCCCGGCCTACCCCTACGACACGCTCACCTTCTCCGGCACGGTCGAGTCGGTCGAGGACGGCGTCGCCACGCTGCGGGTCACCGGGTCGGTCCCGCTCGGCGACCACGTCACCGGCACCGTGAAGGTGGCCCTGTGA
- a CDS encoding lipid-transfer protein, translating into MSAGLSRRAAIVGIGATEFSKESGRSELQLSVEAVLAALADCGLTPADVDGLTTFTMDTSSEIAVARELGVPELRFFSRINYGGGAACATVQQAAMAVATGVADVVVCYRGFNERSGSRFGQVSVAAATQVNTNGLDNAWTYPMGLGTPAATVAMQARRYMHEYGATSADFGRVAVADRRHAATNPDAFFYQRPITLEDHQASRMIADPLHLLDCCQESDGAVALVVVSAERARDLPQKPAYVAAAAQGSGQDQFVMTSYYREDIGIPEMGVVGRELWRQSGLRPDDMPVAILYDHFTPYVLMQLEELGFCGRGEAPGFVADGAIELGGRLPVNTHGGQLGEAYIHGMNGIAEGVRQVRGTSVNQVAGAEHALVTAGTGVPTSGLVLSA; encoded by the coding sequence GTGAGCGCCGGCCTCTCGCGCCGGGCCGCGATCGTCGGCATCGGCGCCACCGAGTTCTCCAAGGAGTCCGGCCGCTCGGAGCTCCAGCTCTCGGTCGAGGCGGTCCTCGCCGCGCTCGCCGACTGCGGGCTCACCCCCGCGGACGTCGACGGCCTGACCACGTTCACCATGGACACCTCCTCGGAGATCGCGGTCGCCCGCGAGCTCGGCGTGCCCGAGCTTCGGTTCTTCTCGCGGATCAACTACGGCGGCGGTGCGGCCTGCGCGACCGTCCAGCAGGCCGCGATGGCGGTCGCGACCGGCGTCGCGGACGTCGTGGTCTGCTACCGCGGGTTCAACGAGCGCTCGGGCAGCCGCTTCGGCCAGGTCTCGGTGGCCGCGGCCACCCAGGTCAACACGAACGGCCTCGACAACGCCTGGACCTACCCGATGGGCCTCGGCACGCCCGCGGCGACGGTGGCGATGCAGGCGCGGCGCTACATGCACGAGTACGGCGCCACCTCGGCCGACTTCGGCCGGGTCGCCGTCGCGGACCGCCGGCACGCCGCGACCAACCCGGACGCGTTCTTCTACCAGCGGCCGATCACGCTGGAGGACCACCAGGCCTCGCGGATGATCGCCGACCCGCTGCACCTGCTCGACTGCTGCCAGGAGTCCGACGGGGCGGTGGCGCTCGTCGTCGTCTCGGCCGAGCGGGCCCGGGATCTGCCCCAGAAGCCGGCATACGTCGCCGCGGCGGCGCAGGGGAGCGGCCAGGACCAGTTCGTGATGACGTCCTACTACCGCGAGGACATCGGCATCCCCGAGATGGGCGTCGTCGGGCGGGAGCTGTGGCGCCAGTCCGGCCTGCGGCCCGACGACATGCCGGTGGCGATCCTCTACGACCACTTCACGCCGTACGTCCTCATGCAGCTGGAGGAGCTCGGCTTCTGCGGCCGCGGCGAGGCGCCGGGGTTCGTGGCCGACGGGGCGATCGAGCTCGGCGGACGGCTGCCGGTCAACACTCACGGCGGCCAGCTCGGCGAGGCCTACATCCACGGGATGAACGGCATCGCCGAGGGGGTGCGCCAGGTGCGTGGCACGTCGGTCAACCAGGTCGCCGGCGCCGAGCACGCCCTGGTCACCGCAGGCACCGGCGTGCCGACCAGTGGGCTCGTGCTCTCGGCCTGA
- a CDS encoding ArsR/SmtB family transcription factor: protein MASPSAPTAVAPGTACCSTVTGGALEAEDAQRLARMFKALGDPTRVRLLSLIAAHPEREACICDLTEPVGLSQPTVSHHMKQLVDAGLVVREQRGRWAFYRLVEDTLAALSDALRP, encoded by the coding sequence ATGGCCTCCCCCAGCGCTCCGACCGCCGTCGCGCCCGGCACCGCGTGCTGCTCGACCGTCACCGGCGGCGCCCTGGAGGCCGAGGACGCGCAGCGGCTCGCGCGGATGTTCAAGGCGCTCGGCGACCCCACCCGGGTCCGCCTGCTGTCGCTCATCGCCGCCCACCCCGAGCGCGAGGCCTGCATCTGCGACCTCACCGAGCCCGTCGGGCTCTCCCAGCCGACCGTCTCCCACCACATGAAGCAGCTGGTCGACGCCGGCCTGGTCGTCCGCGAGCAGCGGGGGCGCTGGGCGTTCTACCGCCTCGTCGAGGACACCCTGGCCGCGCTCAGCGACGCGCTCCGGCCCTAG
- the arsM gene encoding arsenite methyltransferase encodes MSTPSTPPTDDQLREEVRSRYAEAAVAVTRGATNTDLNDALQVVDDTGAAASCCGGGEVTVGEAFGAGLYAAEDRDGLPADAVAASLGCGNPLAVADLRPGERVLDLGSGGGIDVLLSARRVGETGFAYGVDMTEEMLDLARANAARAGATNVEFLRGTIEDVPLPDASVDVVISNCVINLSADKPRVMAEMHRVLVPGGRIGISDVVAEDHLTVADRAERGSYVGCIAGALSHSEYLDGLAGAGFVDATVELTHEAVPGMHGAIVRATKPGA; translated from the coding sequence ATGAGCACGCCGAGCACGCCCCCGACCGACGACCAGCTGCGCGAGGAGGTCCGCAGCCGGTACGCCGAGGCCGCCGTCGCGGTGACCCGCGGCGCGACCAACACCGACCTCAACGACGCCCTCCAGGTCGTCGACGACACCGGCGCCGCGGCGTCGTGCTGCGGCGGCGGCGAGGTGACCGTGGGGGAGGCCTTCGGCGCGGGGCTGTACGCCGCCGAGGACCGCGACGGGCTGCCGGCCGACGCCGTCGCGGCCAGCCTCGGCTGCGGGAACCCGCTCGCGGTCGCGGACCTCCGCCCCGGCGAGCGGGTCCTCGACCTCGGGTCCGGTGGTGGCATCGACGTGCTGCTCTCGGCACGCCGCGTCGGGGAGACCGGTTTCGCCTACGGGGTGGACATGACCGAGGAGATGCTCGACCTCGCCCGCGCGAACGCCGCCCGGGCCGGCGCCACGAACGTGGAGTTCCTGCGCGGCACCATCGAGGACGTCCCGCTCCCGGACGCCTCGGTCGACGTGGTGATCTCCAACTGCGTCATCAACCTCTCCGCGGACAAGCCGCGCGTGATGGCCGAGATGCACCGCGTGCTGGTGCCGGGCGGCCGGATCGGGATCTCCGACGTCGTGGCCGAGGACCACCTCACCGTCGCGGACCGGGCCGAGCGCGGCTCGTACGTCGGGTGCATCGCCGGCGCGCTCTCGCACTCGGAGTACCTGGACGGCCTGGCCGGCGCCGGTTTCGTCGACGCCACCGTCGAGCTCACCCACGAGGCCGTCCCCGGCATGCACGGGGCGATCGTCCGCGCGACGAAGCCCGGAGCATGA
- the arsB gene encoding ACR3 family arsenite efflux transporter — protein MTSSLTPDAPVAQRLPRLDRYLPVWIGLAMAAGLLAGRWVPGIAEALDAVTVGSVSLPIALGLLVMMYPVLAKVRYDEVGTVARDTRMMVLSLVLNWLVGPALMFALAWIFLPDLPEYRTGLIIVGLARCIAMVIIWNDLACGDREAAAVLVAVNSVFQVLAFALLGWFYLDLLPGWLGLSSTGLEVSPWVVAGSVVVFLGVPLVAGYLTRRLGERRRGRDWYEQRFLPRIGPWALYGLLFTIVVLFALQGETITSRPLDVARIALPLVVYFALMWAGSLLVARRAGLGYARATTVAFTAAGNNFELAIAVAIAVFGVTSGQALAGVVGPLIEVPVLVGLVYVSLWARRFFPDSPPGAPS, from the coding sequence ATGACCAGCTCCCTCACGCCCGACGCCCCCGTCGCGCAGCGACTGCCGCGCCTGGACCGGTACCTCCCGGTGTGGATCGGCCTGGCGATGGCCGCCGGCCTGCTGGCGGGCCGCTGGGTGCCCGGCATCGCCGAGGCCCTCGACGCCGTCACCGTCGGGTCGGTCTCGCTCCCGATCGCGCTCGGCCTGCTCGTGATGATGTACCCGGTGCTGGCGAAGGTGCGCTACGACGAGGTCGGCACGGTCGCCCGCGACACCCGGATGATGGTGCTCTCGCTGGTGCTCAACTGGTTGGTCGGCCCGGCGCTGATGTTCGCGCTGGCCTGGATCTTCCTGCCCGACCTGCCCGAGTACCGCACCGGGCTGATCATCGTCGGCCTCGCCCGCTGCATCGCCATGGTGATCATCTGGAACGACCTGGCCTGCGGCGACCGGGAGGCCGCCGCGGTGCTCGTGGCCGTCAACTCGGTCTTCCAGGTGCTCGCCTTCGCGCTGCTCGGCTGGTTCTATCTCGATCTGCTCCCGGGCTGGCTCGGGCTCTCCTCGACCGGCCTCGAGGTCTCGCCGTGGGTGGTCGCCGGCAGCGTGGTCGTCTTCCTCGGCGTCCCGCTGGTCGCGGGCTACCTCACCCGCCGGCTGGGGGAGCGGCGCCGGGGCCGCGACTGGTACGAGCAGCGGTTCCTGCCACGGATCGGGCCCTGGGCGTTGTACGGCCTGCTCTTCACCATCGTGGTCCTCTTCGCCCTCCAAGGCGAGACGATCACCAGCCGGCCGCTCGACGTCGCCCGGATCGCCCTCCCGCTGGTCGTCTACTTCGCGCTGATGTGGGCCGGGTCGCTGCTGGTGGCCCGCCGCGCCGGACTCGGGTACGCCCGCGCCACGACCGTCGCCTTCACCGCCGCCGGCAACAACTTCGAGCTCGCCATCGCCGTCGCGATCGCGGTCTTCGGCGTCACCAGCGGCCAGGCGCTCGCCGGCGTCGTCGGGCCGCTGATCGAGGTGCCGGTCCTTGTCGGCCTCGTCTACGTCAGCCTCTGGGCGCGACGCTTCTTCCCCGACTCCCCACCTGGAGCACCGTCATGA
- a CDS encoding low molecular weight phosphatase family protein — MTEPTTGRVPQVVFACVRNGGRSVAARVLAEHYAGGRVLALSAGTRPGEQIHPEVADALERLGIDTSRERPQHLTTEMVAASDLAITLGCGEECPYVPGVTYRDWPVDDPGGQDPATVRRIVADLDARVRDLLAELVPDLELPPSVLDGA; from the coding sequence ATGACCGAGCCCACCACCGGCCGCGTTCCGCAGGTCGTCTTCGCGTGCGTCCGCAACGGCGGCCGCTCGGTCGCCGCGCGGGTGCTCGCCGAGCACTACGCCGGCGGGAGGGTCCTCGCGCTCTCCGCCGGCACCCGGCCCGGGGAGCAGATCCACCCCGAGGTCGCCGACGCCCTCGAGCGGCTCGGGATCGACACGTCCCGCGAGCGGCCGCAGCACCTCACGACCGAGATGGTGGCGGCCAGCGACCTCGCGATCACGCTCGGCTGCGGGGAGGAGTGCCCCTACGTCCCCGGCGTCACCTACCGCGACTGGCCGGTCGACGACCCTGGCGGGCAGGACCCGGCCACCGTCCGCCGCATCGTCGCCGACCTCGACGCGCGGGTCCGCGACCTGCTCGCCGAGCTCGTGCCCGACCTCGAGCTGCCGCCGTCGGTCCTCGACGGAGCATGA
- a CDS encoding DMT family transporter, which produces MAWLVLILSGALEAVWAVALGRSDGFSRVTPTVVFAVALTASMAGLAYAMRTLPVGTAYAVWVGIGAALTVVHGMATGAEPVNLARVLLLAGLVGCVIGLKLTH; this is translated from the coding sequence GTGGCGTGGTTGGTGCTGATCCTCTCCGGTGCTCTCGAGGCGGTGTGGGCGGTCGCGCTCGGCCGCTCGGACGGCTTCTCCCGGGTCACCCCGACGGTGGTCTTCGCCGTCGCGCTGACCGCGAGCATGGCCGGCCTCGCCTACGCCATGCGCACCCTCCCGGTCGGCACGGCGTACGCCGTGTGGGTCGGGATCGGCGCCGCCCTCACCGTCGTGCACGGCATGGCCACCGGCGCCGAGCCGGTCAACCTGGCCCGCGTCCTGCTGCTCGCCGGGCTCGTCGGCTGCGTCATCGGGCTGAAGCTGACCCACTGA
- a CDS encoding sulfurtransferase — protein MSAVPRHVSVEWLHEHLADPTVRVLDATVHLSFDEDGAHVASGRESYERGHVPGAAFVDQLTSLSDPGGEAPFAAVDTDRFAAVVGAAGVGDEHHVVVYDSVNGIWATRLWWQFGLEGNDRVSVLDGGLDAWRAAGYETTTGTETYPPTTFTARRRPERITSTADVEAAVADPDVLLVNALGREEFERGRIPGSVNVPFGELVGPDGRMRPVEELRELFESVGALDAGKRPVTYCGGGIAATAAALALMELGRDDVAVYDGSMNAWTADPNRPLER, from the coding sequence ATGAGCGCCGTACCCCGCCACGTGTCCGTCGAGTGGCTCCACGAGCACCTCGCCGACCCCACGGTCCGCGTCCTCGACGCGACCGTGCACTTGTCCTTCGACGAGGACGGCGCGCACGTCGCGTCGGGCCGGGAGTCCTACGAGCGGGGCCACGTGCCGGGCGCGGCGTTCGTCGACCAGCTCACCTCGCTCAGCGACCCGGGCGGCGAGGCGCCGTTCGCCGCGGTCGACACCGACCGCTTCGCCGCGGTCGTGGGTGCGGCCGGCGTCGGGGACGAGCACCACGTCGTCGTCTACGACTCGGTCAACGGCATCTGGGCGACCCGCCTGTGGTGGCAGTTCGGCCTCGAGGGCAACGACCGGGTCTCGGTGCTCGACGGCGGGCTCGACGCGTGGCGGGCAGCCGGCTACGAGACCACCACCGGCACCGAGACCTACCCGCCCACGACCTTCACCGCGCGCCGCCGCCCCGAGCGGATCACCTCCACCGCGGACGTCGAGGCGGCCGTCGCCGACCCGGACGTGCTGCTGGTCAACGCCCTGGGCCGCGAGGAGTTCGAGCGCGGGCGGATCCCCGGCAGCGTCAACGTGCCGTTCGGTGAGCTGGTCGGCCCCGACGGGCGGATGCGCCCCGTGGAGGAGCTGCGCGAGCTCTTCGAGTCCGTCGGCGCGCTCGACGCCGGCAAGCGGCCGGTGACGTACTGCGGCGGCGGGATCGCCGCGACGGCCGCCGCGCTCGCGCTCATGGAGCTCGGCCGCGACGACGTGGCGGTCTACGACGGGTCGATGAACGCCTGGACCGCCGACCCGAACCGGCCGCTCGAGCGCTGA
- a CDS encoding VOC family protein, translating into MSDHPALMHTVVDALECRPLAEFYRELLGLRYRPGDEPPTDGSPDDADWLVLLDDAGRRVLAVQDVPSIKRPDWPEHSVPAQLHLDFAVPDVAALERHRRRAEELGATLLLDRTYDAEEPLYVLADPTGHPFCLLVSALG; encoded by the coding sequence GTGTCCGACCACCCCGCGCTCATGCACACCGTCGTGGACGCGCTGGAGTGCCGGCCGCTGGCGGAGTTCTACCGCGAGCTGCTCGGCCTGAGGTACCGCCCCGGCGACGAGCCGCCGACCGACGGCTCGCCCGACGACGCCGACTGGCTGGTGCTCCTCGACGACGCCGGCCGGCGGGTGCTCGCGGTGCAGGACGTGCCCTCGATCAAGCGGCCCGACTGGCCCGAGCACTCGGTGCCGGCGCAGCTGCACCTCGACTTCGCGGTGCCCGACGTGGCCGCGCTCGAGCGGCACCGGCGTCGCGCCGAGGAGCTCGGCGCGACGCTGCTGCTGGACCGCACGTACGACGCCGAGGAGCCGCTCTACGTGCTCGCCGACCCCACCGGCCACCCGTTCTGCCTGCTGGTGTCGGCTCTGGGATGA
- a CDS encoding iron chaperone, with the protein MAAEKDDGFSPEERAAMKERAAELRAEGRKGAKKADGLKAVLDRIAQMTPDDRALAERVHVVVTTTAPQLAPKTWYGMPAYADESGKAVVFFQDAGKFKARYATLGFQDNATLDEGVMWPVSYALTSWDDHVEERVTALVRAAAGG; encoded by the coding sequence ATGGCCGCGGAGAAGGACGACGGGTTCAGCCCCGAGGAGCGGGCCGCGATGAAGGAGCGCGCCGCCGAGCTGCGCGCGGAGGGCCGCAAGGGCGCGAAGAAGGCCGACGGGCTCAAGGCCGTGCTGGACCGGATCGCGCAGATGACCCCGGATGACCGCGCCCTGGCCGAGCGGGTCCATGTGGTGGTCACGACGACGGCGCCGCAGCTGGCGCCGAAGACGTGGTACGGCATGCCGGCGTACGCCGACGAGTCCGGGAAGGCGGTGGTGTTCTTCCAGGACGCGGGGAAGTTCAAGGCCCGCTACGCCACGCTCGGCTTCCAGGACAACGCGACCCTCGACGAGGGGGTGATGTGGCCGGTCTCCTACGCCCTGACCAGCTGGGACGACCACGTCGAGGAGCGGGTCACCGCGCTGGTCCGCGCCGCCGCCGGCGGCTGA